From the Mesorhizobium loti genome, the window ACACCAACTCACCGAGAACTATGTCGCCAAGGGTAAGTTGTGTGTGCAGGATCGCTTCCCAGGTCCGCTGTTCGTTCATGCGAGGGAAAGTCGCATAAATTGTTTCGAAGGTGGACGCGGTCATCGCACTTGTCGCGACCATGCCGGCTGCCAAAAAAGCAGGGTACGACGCGTCTTCAACGCGACCTACCATCATTCCGAGACCAGTGCCGAGTCCGAACAGGTAGATCATAGGATCGGCGAGGTTACCGAGAATCGACGCGAGCGCGACCTTCGTCCATGCCAGATAGTTGCGGCGCCATACCGCAATCCAGTTCCAAGCGTTGGCGGGTAGAGCCGCCGAAAAACCTTTACCCATCGTTCACTTCTCCATCTCGCGTCCGGTCAGCCGCAAGAAAACGTCCTCCAGACTGGGTGGACGCTCCAGAAGGCGCAGACCCGCGCGCCCGCGCAGTTGTACGCGAACCTGCTCCGGATCGGCCGTATAGCAAAAGAGCGTCTCGCCGCTCACCTCGACGCGCTGCACGTATGGCCTGATCAGCGAAACCAACTCCTGGGGATTCCCGCCGAAGATCTCGATCACCTGGCACCCGATGTGTTCCTCAATCAGGGCATGAGGGCTGCCTTCGGCGAGTTTGCGTCCATGCTCCAGAACGCACAGCCGATCGCATAAACGCTCGGCCTCTTCCATAAAATGGGTAGTCAAAATGATCGTCTTACCGCGCCCCAGCAGGAAACGCAGACGCTCCCAAATCAGGTGTCGCGCGTGCGGGTCGAGGCCGGTCGTCGGCTCGTCCATCACGAGTAGCTGGGGGTCGTTGATCAGCGCACGTGCCAGTGTCAAACGCCGTTTCATGCCGCCAGATAGTTCGCCGACACGTGCATCCGCCTTGCTCTCAAGACGGGCGAACTCGAGGAGCGACGGGATGACCTCTTTGATCTTGCGTGTGCTCATGCCGAAGTAGCGCCCGAACACCAACAGGTTCTCTCGTACGGTGAATTCCTGGTCAAGGTTGTCGAACTGCGGAACCACGCCGATGCTCTTGCGTGCCAAGCGACTCCGCGCACCCACTGGCTCTCCAAGAACCGTGATCTTGCCCGCATCAGGCACTGTCATGCCAAGGAGCATACGCGCAATCGTGCTCTTGCCCGCACCGTTCGGCCCCAGCAAACCGAAGCACTCTCCCGACGCAACGGTGAACGACAGCCCGTTCACAACAAGCTTGTCGCCGAAGGACTTCTTCACGCCGGCAAGGTCGATTGCTACTTTGGACATGTGTCTATCTCAGTCTTAAGAGGCCATCAGCCGGCCCGGTAGCTTACTTGCGAATATTTCTTGGCAGAACCGGCCATCGCATAGTGACGGCCCCTTTGGATAGTCACAGCCGAAGCAAGCGTGTGTCGCTCTCACCGGACGGATTAGCGTCGAGATGCAATCGATCGCCGTGCTGACAATTGATGGATGTTGCCCAAGCTCACAACGTGTCCATCCAGCCAACGCACTCGATCACTCAGCGCTGCAAACGCTGTCCGCGTTCACCAACTTTGAAGAATCGCGCGGAAGATCCGTTCTTCGAATTGCCTCAGCACTTCCCGAACTGCCTGTACCAACTCCGGCAATCGGGTTTGCGACGATGATCTGCTTTTTGTCGGCGTTGGGCAGGGTGGCAGTCTTGCGTGAAAGCCAATCACTATTGCTCAAGGTGCACAAAGCATAGGCTTTCAAGGGGAGTAACAGAAAGATGTTGATAAAAG encodes:
- the nodI gene encoding nodulation factor ABC transporter ATP-binding protein NodI — encoded protein: MSKVAIDLAGVKKSFGDKLVVNGLSFTVASGECFGLLGPNGAGKSTIARMLLGMTVPDAGKITVLGEPVGARSRLARKSIGVVPQFDNLDQEFTVRENLLVFGRYFGMSTRKIKEVIPSLLEFARLESKADARVGELSGGMKRRLTLARALINDPQLLVMDEPTTGLDPHARHLIWERLRFLLGRGKTIILTTHFMEEAERLCDRLCVLEHGRKLAEGSPHALIEEHIGCQVIEIFGGNPQELVSLIRPYVQRVEVSGETLFCYTADPEQVRVQLRGRAGLRLLERPPSLEDVFLRLTGREMEK